From Scomber scombrus chromosome 9, fScoSco1.1, whole genome shotgun sequence, one genomic window encodes:
- the cdx1a gene encoding homeobox protein CDX-1a translates to MYPNSQPARHPAQTLSLNSQYIPPTYDFHGYHHVDPSTSAWNSVYAPREEYPYSFPGSSPSAGQVSFTSADLSGTPTAAGGGSFTPYNFISGQDPFCSKRRTHESIRPSVSAGKTRTKDKYRVVYTDQQRMELEKEFQCNRYITMRRKTELSVTLSLSERQVKIWFQNRRAKERKINRKKLQHSQQASTTTPTPPVLGGPTDTHITASPSRNILSDTISEKY, encoded by the exons ATGTACCCCAACTCACAGCCGGCCAGACACCCGGCTCAGACACTGTCACTGAACAGTCAGTACATCCCGCCTACCTATGATTTCCACGGTTATCATCACGTCGACCCGTCGACAAGTGCCTGGAACAGCGTTTACGCTCCCCGGGAGGAGTATCCGTACAGCTTCCCGGGGTCAAGCCCCAGCGCCGGGCAGGTTAGTTTCACCTCCGCGGACCTGAGCGGCACGCCCACCGCCGCTGGAGGGGGGTCGTTCACACCCTACAACTTTATCTCCGGCCAGGACCCCTTCTGCTCCAAGAGAAGAACACATGAATCCATCAGACCGTCCGTTTCAG CAGGGAAGACTCGCACCAAGGACAAGTACAGAGTAGTGTACACTGACCAGCAGCGCATGGAGCTGGAGAAGGAGTTTCAGTGCAACCGCTACATCACAATGAGGCGAAAGACTGAGCTGTCCGTGACGCTGAGCCTCTccgagagacag GTGAAGATCTGGTTTCAGAACAGACGTGCCAAAGAGAGGAAGATAAACAggaagaagctgcagcattcCCAGCAGGCCTCTACTACCACGCCTACCCCACCCGTGTTGGGAGGACCTACTGACACCCACATCACAGCCAGCCCAAGCAGGA